In one window of bacterium DNA:
- the rffA gene encoding dTDP-4-amino-4,6-dideoxygalactose transaminase: MIPFNKPALIGTELELIADAVKRGKISGNGYYTGLCQRFFEERYDFGKCLLTTSCTDALEMAAILLDIGPGDEVILPAYTFVSSANAFVLRGAALKFADSCTDHPNVDVESIAQLISPRTKAIVVVHYAGMACDMDAVCALATSQGVAVVEDAAQAIDACYGDQPLGGIGDLGTFSFHETKNINCGEGGMLVVNNPDLRKRAEIIWEKGTNRAAFWRGEVDKYGWVDIGSSFLPSELNAAFLYAQLLHLNTVIDRRVQIWEYYSRTLSVLEQDELVTLPRVPEKSTNNGHIFYVLTRNENERDALLQHLNKAGVHAVFHYQVLHLSRYFRGNHDGRVLLNAERYEQTLVRLPLYYPLSDIEVETIVASVKSFYA, encoded by the coding sequence ATGATCCCGTTTAATAAACCAGCGTTAATCGGAACCGAGCTTGAACTCATTGCTGATGCTGTGAAGCGTGGAAAGATATCGGGTAACGGATATTATACTGGACTTTGTCAGAGGTTCTTTGAGGAGCGCTACGATTTTGGCAAATGCCTGCTCACAACGAGCTGCACAGATGCTCTGGAAATGGCGGCCATACTGTTGGATATTGGTCCTGGCGACGAGGTCATTCTTCCAGCCTACACATTCGTTTCTTCGGCAAATGCCTTTGTGCTGCGTGGCGCTGCATTGAAATTTGCCGACAGCTGTACCGATCATCCGAACGTGGATGTTGAAAGCATCGCCCAATTGATCAGTCCAAGGACGAAAGCCATAGTCGTGGTGCACTATGCAGGAATGGCCTGTGACATGGATGCAGTCTGTGCACTGGCCACCAGTCAGGGTGTCGCTGTGGTTGAGGATGCTGCACAGGCCATCGACGCTTGCTATGGCGACCAGCCGCTCGGTGGCATAGGTGATCTGGGCACCTTCTCCTTCCATGAAACGAAGAATATCAACTGTGGTGAAGGTGGCATGTTGGTGGTGAATAATCCTGATTTACGTAAACGTGCTGAGATTATTTGGGAAAAAGGAACGAACCGTGCGGCCTTCTGGCGGGGTGAGGTTGATAAATATGGCTGGGTAGACATTGGGTCGAGCTTTCTGCCTTCGGAACTGAACGCTGCCTTTCTGTATGCACAGCTTCTGCATCTCAATACTGTGATCGATAGGCGCGTACAGATTTGGGAGTACTATTCGAGAACCCTGAGTGTGTTGGAACAAGACGAACTGGTCACCCTACCGCGCGTTCCCGAGAAGTCGACGAACAATGGACATATTTTCTACGTGCTGACCAGAAACGAAAACGAGCGGGATGCGCTTCTCCAGCACCTTAATAAGGCAGGTGTCCATGCAGTATTCCATTACCAAGTTTTGCACTTGTCGCGGTACTTTCGAGGTAACCATGATGGGCGTGTGTTACTAAATGCGGAGCGATACGAACAAACACTTGTGCGTTTGCCGCTGTACTATCCTCTCTCAGATATCGAGGTTGAGACAATTGTGGCTAGTGTCAAATCGTTCTATGCGTGA
- a CDS encoding GNAT family N-acetyltransferase translates to MRHKLMRLQWDSDFLGFNTYRIDFDGSEQLPVNDFISALRKANAVLTYIFIPHGKESLVKDWENAGARLVDTKVVFQSNVDDRSNISGGPIHSFSVNDELPHRLRDIALVSGQHSRFLTDPQMPEGTYERLYNLWLKRSLSREIADEVLVSEEDRSITGFVTIALQADIAVIGLIAVDPATQGRGIGAQLIGGVFEYAANNKCTALQVATQLDNIGACRFYERLGFTELRRRYVLHFWSNA, encoded by the coding sequence ATGCGGCATAAACTGATGCGACTTCAATGGGACAGTGATTTTCTCGGTTTCAACACCTACCGGATCGATTTTGATGGAAGCGAACAGTTACCTGTCAACGATTTTATCTCAGCACTCCGAAAAGCGAACGCGGTATTGACCTACATTTTCATACCTCATGGGAAAGAAAGTCTGGTCAAAGATTGGGAGAATGCTGGTGCAAGATTGGTGGATACAAAGGTCGTTTTTCAATCCAACGTTGATGATAGATCCAATATTTCGGGTGGACCAATCCATAGTTTTTCTGTGAATGATGAACTTCCCCATCGCCTGCGGGATATCGCCCTCGTTAGTGGACAGCATTCCCGCTTCCTCACGGATCCTCAGATGCCGGAGGGGACCTATGAACGACTTTACAACCTTTGGCTTAAACGTTCACTTTCACGCGAGATAGCGGACGAAGTTCTTGTTTCCGAAGAGGATAGAAGCATCACCGGGTTCGTGACAATTGCGCTTCAGGCCGATATTGCAGTGATCGGTCTCATTGCCGTCGACCCAGCCACTCAGGGTAGAGGCATAGGTGCTCAGCTCATCGGGGGTGTTTTTGAATATGCCGCCAATAATAAATGCACAGCGTTGCAGGTCGCCACTCAACTGGATAATATCGGTGCGTGCCGTTTTTATGAACGCCTAGGATTCACCGAGCTACGCAGACGGTACGTCCTACATTTCTGGAGCAATGCATAA
- a CDS encoding glycosyltransferase family 2 protein, with protein sequence MDRPTISVISPVYGCEVCLRELVARIFATTESIGVTAEVLLVNDDSPDRAWEVIQDLANRDSRIRGFRLSRNFGQHAAIFAGMHLFRGEWVVIMDCDLQDRPEEIAPLYRKALEGWEIVQGRREFRRDGLLKRLSSKAFYAVLGYLTQTRQEPAIGNFGIYNSRTINAITEMGDGMRYFPSTIQWVGFKRTSVPVRHDERKEGKTSYSLRRLVGLALNVMLGFSDKPLKLAVRYGLILSAMAMVFAVVILYRYFVGGITVSGWASMIISIWFLTGNVILVLGIVGLYIGQIFERVKMRPPYIVAEDTDAA encoded by the coding sequence GTGGACCGACCAACGATTTCTGTCATCTCTCCCGTCTACGGCTGCGAGGTGTGCTTACGAGAATTGGTTGCGCGCATCTTTGCAACCACAGAGAGTATAGGGGTGACAGCAGAGGTGCTCCTCGTAAATGATGATAGCCCCGATAGGGCGTGGGAGGTGATTCAGGATCTCGCTAATCGTGACTCTCGAATTCGAGGGTTTCGCTTATCGCGAAATTTTGGTCAGCACGCTGCCATCTTCGCAGGTATGCATCTATTTCGGGGTGAGTGGGTCGTAATCATGGACTGCGATCTGCAGGACCGTCCAGAAGAAATTGCCCCACTTTATCGTAAGGCGCTCGAGGGTTGGGAAATCGTCCAAGGACGACGGGAATTCAGACGTGATGGACTACTGAAACGCTTGTCCTCGAAGGCATTTTATGCTGTACTCGGTTACCTGACTCAGACCCGGCAGGAGCCCGCCATAGGGAATTTTGGTATCTATAACTCGCGAACCATTAATGCTATCACAGAAATGGGAGACGGGATGCGCTACTTCCCCTCTACCATTCAGTGGGTTGGCTTCAAAAGGACAAGTGTTCCCGTCCGACATGACGAGCGAAAGGAAGGAAAGACTTCTTATTCGCTTCGGCGATTGGTGGGGCTAGCCTTAAACGTAATGCTCGGTTTTTCGGATAAACCTCTGAAATTGGCGGTACGCTACGGCCTCATTCTTTCTGCCATGGCTATGGTTTTTGCTGTTGTGATCTTGTATCGATACTTCGTTGGCGGGATCACTGTGAGCGGTTGGGCGAGCATGATTATCTCGATTTGGTTCCTAACCGGTAATGTCATCCTGGTTCTCGGCATCGTCGGACTTTACATTGGACAGATATTTGAAAGGGTGAAGATGCGTCCGCCATACATTGTCGCGGAGGATACTGATGCGGCATAA
- a CDS encoding family 16 glycosylhydrolase: MNCLIRQTLTTTLLIVLCVNVQQLSAQRGWVPTYGPDLNPPAGEYREITCLAVNSKGHVYAGTAYDGVYRSTDHGYTWDITDSSLIGTNVTCIGINDRDWVFIGGLGQAHRSTDDGQSWTRVWEDSSMVWGFAFDADTTYMAAWTSLYRFDGLADTAEYTGHTLGNIRAIAISMDKLLYAAYELNDSVYVDTIHLENGALRNSFGKVAQTGMPILAVHEPDFIYLGGSSGIFRSQQDNADWTAVNEGLLNMDVRALCVDHDTVYAGTNGGGVFMSLNHADSWTEINDGLCDPDITALCSDGNGYLYAGTRTKGVYRSSSIPPDSACEETTWRDDFNGPEIDSNIWTFDIGTGVNGWGNNEQQYYTDRNTNARIEDTVLVIEAHHEDYNGRAFTSARLKTQGLKCMKYGCVSVRARVPQVQGAWSAAWMLGTSFPFVAWPACGEIDIMEHINTSDNVHGAMHWWDTCQADYGGTTGFDPGEWHVYTVFWDQESIIWILDGVQYHIANIKDGINGTAEFHRPFFVILNLAIGGNWPGFDIDTSQFPVRYEIDYVSVDTCSSPPITSDIITPVPQRSMLQSLYPNPAAGKTNVSFQVAKRGNVRFTIYDMLGRAVQQVRERTYEPGHHVQDFDVSTLQNGTYICRMDIGEVTQSRLMTVLK; encoded by the coding sequence ATGAATTGCCTGATTCGACAAACATTGACAACGACACTGCTTATCGTTCTGTGTGTGAATGTCCAGCAGCTCTCAGCACAGCGAGGATGGGTGCCCACGTATGGACCGGACTTGAATCCTCCGGCAGGTGAGTATCGTGAGATCACCTGCCTGGCCGTGAATTCCAAGGGACACGTTTATGCAGGAACTGCATATGATGGCGTGTATCGGTCTACCGACCATGGCTACACCTGGGATATAACGGATTCCAGCCTGATCGGAACAAATGTCACCTGTATCGGCATCAATGACAGGGACTGGGTCTTCATCGGAGGGCTTGGTCAGGCACACCGATCGACAGATGATGGACAGAGCTGGACAAGGGTCTGGGAGGATTCAAGCATGGTCTGGGGGTTCGCCTTCGATGCGGATACGACCTACATGGCAGCTTGGACGAGCCTGTACAGATTCGACGGTCTTGCTGATACTGCTGAATACACGGGGCATACCTTGGGAAATATCCGTGCCATTGCGATTTCGATGGACAAGTTGCTCTATGCTGCCTACGAATTGAATGACTCCGTTTATGTCGACACCATACACCTGGAGAATGGAGCCCTGAGGAACAGTTTTGGCAAGGTGGCTCAGACAGGGATGCCGATTCTGGCCGTCCATGAACCTGATTTCATCTACCTCGGCGGCTCCTCCGGCATTTTCCGCTCACAGCAGGACAATGCGGATTGGACAGCAGTCAATGAGGGACTCCTCAACATGGATGTGCGTGCCCTGTGTGTTGACCATGACACGGTGTATGCAGGGACGAATGGAGGAGGGGTGTTCATGTCCCTCAATCATGCTGACAGCTGGACAGAGATCAACGACGGCCTCTGCGACCCCGATATCACTGCACTTTGCTCAGATGGAAACGGCTACCTCTATGCAGGCACGAGAACGAAAGGAGTGTATCGCTCAAGTTCGATTCCGCCGGATTCAGCCTGTGAGGAAACTACATGGAGGGATGATTTCAATGGCCCTGAAATTGACAGCAACATCTGGACTTTCGACATTGGAACGGGTGTCAATGGATGGGGAAACAACGAGCAGCAGTACTATACGGACAGGAACACGAATGCACGTATTGAGGACACTGTACTTGTCATTGAAGCACACCATGAAGATTACAATGGCCGTGCGTTCACCTCTGCACGCCTGAAGACACAGGGACTCAAGTGCATGAAATATGGCTGTGTTTCAGTTCGTGCCAGGGTCCCTCAGGTGCAGGGGGCCTGGTCCGCTGCATGGATGCTTGGAACATCGTTTCCTTTCGTTGCCTGGCCGGCCTGTGGTGAGATTGACATCATGGAACACATAAATACTTCAGACAACGTACACGGTGCGATGCACTGGTGGGATACCTGCCAGGCTGACTACGGCGGAACGACAGGGTTTGATCCGGGTGAATGGCATGTATACACCGTGTTCTGGGATCAGGAATCAATCATCTGGATCCTTGATGGTGTCCAATATCACATAGCCAATATCAAGGATGGAATAAACGGTACCGCAGAGTTCCACAGGCCGTTTTTCGTCATCCTGAACCTTGCAATCGGCGGAAATTGGCCGGGATTTGACATAGACACATCACAGTTTCCTGTCCGCTATGAGATCGACTACGTGAGTGTAGACACCTGCAGCTCGCCGCCGATCACAAGTGATATCATCACACCAGTTCCTCAACGGAGCATGCTGCAGAGCCTCTACCCAAATCCAGCCGCAGGTAAGACAAATGTCTCATTTCAGGTCGCAAAACGAGGCAATGTTCGTTTTACCATCTACGACATGCTGGGTCGTGCCGTACAGCAGGTCAGGGAGCGGACATACGAGCCTGGCCATCACGTGCAGGACTTCGACGTATCGACGCTCCAAAACGGGACCTATATCTGCCGCATGGACATCGGAGAAGTCACACAGTCGAGGTTGATGACCGTGCTGAAGTGA
- a CDS encoding sigma 54-interacting transcriptional regulator, giving the protein MITSHILYLSDFTQDNETLELCGSGQSPKNEQAFLSLSCTGRGWLTKAEDGLSLKLTGDFSHVVITHEHNEYPWEGSCTSLEVGDVLTLDEKEKIFLLDESSTLQADVENAHQMLGTLLSILRTFPADRHGRNTLDPFTIVKRFSSQLQKALGATGRYVSYSRPGESDENWNVEADTAGKRIHASELIQKALVKVNRTLMIDTSTELHNEYKGELDYDKVLVAPLYRDNKRNGYMMFTWDTPEIAEDTTLMLSTVAVNALDMVLFQNELFSTLNVSTTRTANAANGIGTEAQLSKSFDTIIETRMKPLAKHTVGKEKSILLLGESGSGKGYMAKKFHEKFYGDKKWKEINLMEFSSDLRISKLTGWKKGSFTGAHENYKGVFHEVGDGVLFIDEFGDLSTDQQVALLTMLGSKKYSRVGEETVQDIKCKIVAATNRHLPTLIREGKFREDLLHRFFAVRIPPLNERRYDIAKIIREYLKDNELNMSKDAFNYLIKQDYTEANNWLIRKILDHLHIYYTTEGKQGKWNVQVVRTAWEEVMDLYGGEVSGQAPYFQTFSFMEFDQLKHEYVVAVESIEGNKGLKPRQIAKKLHIEFTTYVHWLGWTPSDREDT; this is encoded by the coding sequence ATGATCACTTCACACATCCTCTACCTCTCCGATTTTACACAGGATAACGAGACGCTTGAGCTCTGCGGGTCGGGTCAATCCCCCAAAAACGAGCAAGCCTTCCTTTCTCTAAGCTGCACCGGCAGGGGCTGGTTAACCAAAGCAGAGGACGGTCTATCTCTCAAGCTTACGGGAGACTTTTCACACGTGGTCATTACCCATGAACACAATGAATACCCGTGGGAAGGCTCTTGTACCTCTCTTGAAGTCGGTGATGTGCTGACACTGGATGAAAAAGAGAAAATATTCCTGCTTGATGAGAGCAGTACACTTCAGGCAGATGTGGAAAATGCACATCAGATGCTCGGAACCTTGCTCAGCATCCTTCGCACATTTCCCGCAGACAGGCACGGACGCAATACGCTGGACCCCTTCACCATTGTCAAACGGTTCAGTTCACAGTTGCAAAAGGCACTGGGTGCAACAGGAAGATATGTCTCGTACTCAAGGCCGGGTGAGTCAGATGAAAATTGGAATGTTGAAGCAGACACAGCAGGAAAACGAATCCATGCTTCCGAACTCATCCAGAAGGCCCTGGTCAAGGTCAACAGGACCCTGATGATTGATACATCAACAGAGCTTCACAACGAATACAAAGGTGAACTGGATTATGATAAAGTGCTCGTTGCTCCGTTGTACCGCGATAATAAACGGAACGGCTACATGATGTTCACCTGGGATACCCCAGAGATTGCAGAAGATACCACTCTTATGCTCTCAACTGTAGCTGTGAATGCGCTCGATATGGTTCTGTTCCAGAATGAACTGTTCTCAACGCTGAATGTTTCAACCACACGCACAGCAAACGCTGCAAATGGTATTGGAACGGAAGCTCAGCTGAGTAAGAGCTTCGATACCATAATTGAGACTCGCATGAAGCCCCTGGCAAAACACACAGTGGGAAAGGAGAAATCCATACTGCTGCTCGGTGAATCGGGATCAGGGAAAGGCTACATGGCAAAGAAGTTTCATGAAAAGTTCTATGGTGACAAAAAGTGGAAAGAAATCAATCTCATGGAATTTTCCTCGGACCTGCGCATATCAAAACTTACGGGATGGAAGAAAGGAAGCTTCACAGGAGCACATGAAAACTACAAGGGTGTCTTCCATGAAGTGGGGGATGGTGTTCTCTTCATTGATGAGTTCGGCGATCTCAGCACTGACCAACAGGTTGCACTGCTTACCATGCTGGGTTCAAAAAAATACTCTCGAGTCGGGGAGGAAACTGTACAAGACATTAAGTGCAAGATAGTTGCAGCAACAAACCGCCATCTCCCCACACTCATCCGGGAAGGAAAGTTCCGTGAAGACCTACTCCATCGCTTCTTCGCAGTCAGGATTCCACCGTTGAATGAACGTCGCTATGACATTGCGAAAATTATCCGCGAGTATCTTAAGGATAACGAATTGAATATGTCAAAAGATGCCTTCAACTACCTTATCAAACAAGACTATACAGAAGCAAACAACTGGCTCATCAGGAAAATCCTGGATCATCTCCACATTTATTATACAACCGAGGGCAAACAAGGGAAGTGGAATGTGCAGGTGGTCAGGACTGCATGGGAAGAAGTGATGGACCTCTACGGGGGAGAAGTTTCAGGTCAGGCCCCCTATTTCCAGACCTTCTCTTTTATGGAATTTGATCAGCTCAAGCATGAATATGTTGTCGCAGTTGAAAGCATAGAAGGGAACAAAGGTCTCAAACCTCGTCAAATAGCCAAGAAACTTCATATTGAGTTTACAACCTATGTTCATTGGTTAGGCTGGACACCTAGTGACAGGGAGGATACATGA